Genomic segment of Umezawaea sp. Da 62-37:
GCTGGATCCGCTGTCGCGCGGAACTGGCCTCGGAGACGCCGCCCGGCGCGCCGAAGGCCTACCGCCTCGCCTACGGCTACGCCCGCTCCATCGACAGGTTCCTGGCCAAGTCGAAGCTGACGATGGCCGACTACTTCGTGCCCGACGGCACGGCGAAGGCCGCGGCGGACCTCTCGGCTGACCCGGCGGTCGAAGCGGTCGAGGCGGACGACCTCGCGGTCGAGACCACTGAAGCAGCCGGAACGGTCGAAGCCGTTCCCGCCGCCGTCACGCCGGACGACGAGATCCGCGGCGCGTACGACTCCCTCGCGTCGCGCCCGAGGGCGTGGGTGAACCTGTCCCGGCTGCGCGACGCGCTCCCCCACCTGTCGCGCGACGAGGTCGACGAGGCCCTGCTGCGGCTCGACCTGGAGCCGTGGGCCTACCTGATCCCCGAGGCGAACCAGAAGACGCTGTCCGAGGCCGACCGCGACGCGGCCATCCACGTCGGCGGCGAGGACAAGCACCTGCTGTCCATCGAACACGCCTGAGGACGCCGGGCATGGACGCGCTGGAGCGCAAGGCACTGGAGAACCTGCGGTTCGACTGGGCGCCGACCCCGGAGGACGTGTGGGACTCGACCACACCGCACGTCGAAGGGCTCAACGAGGCCGCCCTGAAGGCCGTCATGGACGCCTACGAGGACGCCAGGGCCAGCCGCGGCGCGAGCCCGCTCGGCGTCGCCATCACGGGTCAGCAGGGGTCCGGGAAGACGCACATGCTCGGCGCGGTGCGGGCCGAGGTGCAGCGGCGGGGCGGGTACTTCTTCCTGGTGAGCCTGCTGCACGGCAGCGACTTCTGGCAGAACGTCGTGCACGCGCTGCGCTCCGGGCTGCACTACCCCGGCCTGGGCGGCGAGAAGCAGCTCACCGTCGCGCTGACGCGGCTGGCGAACCGGCTGGACCTGCCCGACGAGGCCCGGCGGCAGGTCCTCGGCGAGGCGACGCTCACCCCGTGGGCGCTCGACGAGGTCGTGCACGCGCTCGGCACGACCGATCCCCAGCGCGGCCACGAGTGCAGGCACACGGCCAGGGCGCTGGTGCTGCTCTCGTCCAGGGACCTCGCGGCGAGGGAGGTGGGCGAGGCCTACCTCGTCTCGGCGGGCGAGGCCGTGCCCGGTGAACGGCAGCAGTGGGGCATCCACCCCGCTTCGAAGACCCCGCACCAGATCGTCGGCGAGCTGTCCCGGCTGCTCTCGCTGACCGGTCCGAGCCTGGTCGCCGTCGACCAGATCGACACGCTGATCTCGCAGTCCCAGCGGCCGACCGACGACGCGCGGCCCGAGACCGGGGTGACCGACGACTCGCTGCTGGACCAGATCGGCGGCGGCCTGATGGCGATGCGCGAGACGATGCAGCGCACGGTGTCCGTGGTCGCCTGCCAGAACCAGGTGTGGGAAAGCCTGGGCAGCCGGACCAACGGGGCGGTGATCTCCAGGTTCCGCCAGGCCTCCCAGCTCAAGGGGGTGCCGTCGGCGGCGATCGGGCTCGCCCTGGTCGTGACCCGGTTCCAGCCGCGGTTCGCCGAGGTCGGTTTCGAGCCGCCCTCCCCGAGCTGGCCGGTGCTCCCCGAAGCGTTCTCCGGGGCCGTGCGGTTCACGCCGCGGCAGCTGTTCAAGGAGATCGACCAGCACATCAGGACCTGCCTCGAAGCGGACACCCTGGTCACGATGGCCAGCCTCACCAGCAGGGTCGGCCTGAAGACGCGGCGCAAGCCCGTGGTCGAGACGGCGTCCGACGAGCAGATGGCCGAGCTGGACGACCGGTTCGCCGCCCTCCAGCGGGCCGCGGACCTGAGCGTCGCGCTGGACAAGGGCGGCGAGGACTCGCGGATGCCCTCGCTGCTGACCGCCGGGCTGCACACCTACATCTTCGAGCAGGGCGACGCGCGGGAGCAGTACTCGCTGGACCCCCGGCCGGGGGCGAACCCGTCGCTGCACGCGAGGCTGCGGCGGATGCTGGACGAGAAGACCGACGACCAGGCCCACTGGTCCTTCCGCGCCATCGCCACCAGCCACGCCGGGGCGGCGCAGAACCGCATCGAACGGCTGCGCGTCGCCGCGGGCCTCGACGTGAACGTCCCCAAGCGCCGGGCCTTCCTGCTGCGCACGGGCACGTGGAAGACC
This window contains:
- a CDS encoding helicase HerA domain-containing protein, with the translated sequence MDALERKALENLRFDWAPTPEDVWDSTTPHVEGLNEAALKAVMDAYEDARASRGASPLGVAITGQQGSGKTHMLGAVRAEVQRRGGYFFLVSLLHGSDFWQNVVHALRSGLHYPGLGGEKQLTVALTRLANRLDLPDEARRQVLGEATLTPWALDEVVHALGTTDPQRGHECRHTARALVLLSSRDLAAREVGEAYLVSAGEAVPGERQQWGIHPASKTPHQIVGELSRLLSLTGPSLVAVDQIDTLISQSQRPTDDARPETGVTDDSLLDQIGGGLMAMRETMQRTVSVVACQNQVWESLGSRTNGAVISRFRQASQLKGVPSAAIGLALVVTRFQPRFAEVGFEPPSPSWPVLPEAFSGAVRFTPRQLFKEIDQHIRTCLEADTLVTMASLTSRVGLKTRRKPVVETASDEQMAELDDRFAALQRAADLSVALDKGGEDSRMPSLLTAGLHTYIFEQGDAREQYSLDPRPGANPSLHARLRRMLDEKTDDQAHWSFRAIATSHAGAAQNRIERLRVAAGLDVNVPKRRAFLLRTGTWKTNTKKTGEMLEAFQAAGGVFLDHVDLDDLKTFAALEAMWGNNPAGFKPWLQQRRPASTTALFRTVFGEPEPLPEPEAGPERPLPPESHGDHSGWPDEDLDVVETPVLVPTAPKAVVPEGFLSLGDAADTGDPVPIPLEALRKHAVIFAGSGSGKTVLIRRLLEECALQGVSAIVLDPNNDLARLGDAWPQAPGGWNPGDDAKAAEYLEHTDVVVWTPGWESGRPLSFQPLPDLAALAGDPDEFRLALDTAVAGLAPRARADGSTVKADLARAALKEALAYFAHTGGGSLESFLDLLSDLPDGVTSLTKGQAMAADMSQTLTAAMINDPLFGGSGTPVDPGVLLTPAPGKRARISVISLIGLPTDEQRQSFVNQLQMALFAWIKQHPAGGRPLGGLFVMDEAQTLAPSGAMTACTSSTLALASQARKYGLGLVFATQAPKGIHNRIVGNAATQYFGFINSPTQVAAAKEMAAAKASTVLDISRLTAGQFYAVGEGMPFTKVHSPMCLSHHPSSALTNEEVLVRARNQQH